From the genome of Solanum pennellii chromosome 6, SPENNV200:
TTCAAGCGATTGTCAATTTTGTACTAATATTTCAACAAGAACAAAGGAAGAGAAAATTACTCTACTCACtctttggatcaccaaaaatgtTATAATTCACTAAAGGTGTTAAATGGACGTGTTGGGCGGAGCCCTATAATTCACCATTTTAGTCAAATAGTTTTAAGCCCCAGCTCACATCCTCACAGTGCCTGACATGAGGAACGATTTTGCTCGCGTCTGTTGGCGTTTTCATTTTGCAATCATAGTTAGGTGGGGCATGGAAACATGGCTCGAATGATGAAGCTCGAACACAAGGCGGATTATGTGCTGTTCTGTTCTCATTAGGCTTGTATAGTATCCAGGGTTTCAGTCCTCCAAGACCCTGAGCCACATATCCGAAAGTTGACCATGCACTTGTAATCAATTTGTCACTTAAACTCAGTAGATACATTTCTGCCAACGCCTTCTTTTCGTGCAACAGATTCTCACTCTGCTGATATTCCTCCTGACTTGGCTGATAAACGCTAACTATCTCTCCTCTAACGGTGGGATTCTCCCAATACATTTTCCGGATCTCTTCTGAGTATCCAGGGCTTAGAGAAGTTATCAGGACGGATATAGTCTTCCTCTGCTTCTCGGTCTGGTTGAGGACTATAGGCTCACTGGACCGGTTAACTTGTGGCAGCAGATTCTCCTTCATTGTACAATCGATGATTTGATCCAGTACATACTTAAAAGGACCGACACCTGTCTCCAAGACTCTAATTTGAATGCCTAATTTTTCGTCTGCTCGTTCTAAATAAGCTTGATAGTACCTCTTTACAAGCCCCCATACAGAATTTGTGGGATGAAACAGATATCTACTTAGAAAATAGAAGATGGTTACTTTGTCGGGAAAAAGATTGCTCAATTCTTGCTCAAATGATGGGATCAAGAATAGAGAAGGCACAAAATAGGTATTTGTCTTCATGACTAGCCAGGGGATTTTCTTGAGAAAACTTTGATCCTGATcacagaaaaataatttatcttgatCATCATAGTCATGAGCTAAATGTAGGTAGATGTAGGGAGGTAGAGTCGATGAATTACTAATGACATCGTGCTTCACCATATAACCATAGGAACGAGGAGATTTCTGATCAAAGGTACTAAACTGATTGAGTAGAGGGAAATCAGGAGGAATCAACCAGGAAACGTCTTGAAAAGGTTCACAGAATAGACCAGGCATGTTAACTCCAGGATCAACGAGTAGGACTCGATTTGTAAGAAGAGCATATAGGAAAGCAGAAGCTAAAGTTAGCATCCTATTTCCTAAACCACTAAAGGAAATCCAAACCAAGTAATTGCAGTCTGCTGATTCATTGTATTGGCCAGACTTGATAAGCTCGACGCTCCTGTTGTATGATTTTGTCTGAGGACCACATTGCTTGTGAAGTGCCTCGTAGTCTCGTAATCTTGAGATGAGGTaagatgatggcttgtgaaacAGTTCTTTATGATATAAGGCGGATTCGTATCTACTTAGACAAGATGTTTCATCAATTCCTGAAGGAAGAAGGCCACCAAGCAGTTTATCTTTCTCTACTTCAGAATTAACTGTGCctgaaaatatcaaaaatgaaattaaacaaAACAACTCTAAACAGCACAAAACATCTATAGACCTATCGATAAAACGAACATTCACAAGCACTTATTTAACTGTTAGAGCCACAATCAAACTAGAAGAACAAGCTACACACAGAGAACATACTACATTTTCACCGGTTAATGCAACAATGAAGGGAAAAACAGAGAATGTACTTCAACTTTCTCTTGTTATATTGATGTGGAACAACAAATGAATCCACTTCATTGCATTAGCAAcctggaaaatgttttttctttaaaaatcgCGGTAGACATGACTGTGAATCGAGTAGAATCAACTATAAGTTCAAcaacaaaaactaaagaaagGGGAAATGAAGTACCATTTGGAGATTTAACGTCAACAATATTAGCTTTAGGTAAATTCTTGACGCTATCAGAAGGTAAGTCCTTGAATATAACTGAGGCAGTCAATAGAATTGTCAAAAACATGCCACAAATAATGAGAAAACCAATAAATTTTAAGGGATTCTGAGCCATTTTGCTTCTAAACTCATGGAAAACAGGGTATTGTCTCAATCTAAAGCAAAACCAAATTAGAACATTTTCTTAGAGTGATTGCATTATGTtcgaattaaaaaataatcaagatcCATAATCTATGGTGGTTTAGTAATTAGATCTTCTAATAATTAATGCTCATGTCTCCCTGGTTCATTAATGAACATATGCTAAGATGTTAAACAAGTCTAATAAATtcttatttacatttttataaattttctaaTATGAAAGGTTGATATAGTTGATAGTGCccaattgaaaattttatatcattacAATCAAAGAAAAAGCTTGCATCTGCTTCTCATTTTTATTAGAACCTCAGACAAATTAAATAGGTATAggatgaaaatattattataaacgGGCAGAGTAAAATAACTGAGGCCTTATTACACACGAATATGAATTTAATAGttacattttgttatatatattattgaggGGTTCCAGTACAAATTAACGATCCATCAGCGCGGTATAATTTGCAGCCTTCAACTGCTGTGCAACAATTGACGCATACTCCAGTTATTTTTTCATCTCCTGAAGAGGGGCAAGTCATGTAAGCAACTTCATTGTCACAAACCTGGAGACACATCTTTTGAGCATTTCCATATTCCCAACAGAAATATACCTACAAAAAAACCCACCCAAATGATAAACACAATaaacatggtatcatattgctTCCGCCGTCTCATTTGATATGTCATCTTTTTACTTTACACTTGCATTAACTAATAATGTAACTTTACCCTTCTACacttatataatattttcttaagtcAACTTTATTAGTAAATCACAAGATTCAATTAACTATTCTATCAAGAGTATAATAGgtaaaatttgataatttatgcattaactttataaaaattaacaaatattatgGTCGAATTATTTATAGATAgaaatgacatataaaatgaaacgcACGGAGTACATTTTTTAGCTTGATCTGTAACAAAATAACATAGTCAGATCTTTCTATAATAATCTTCTCTAATCAAGTTTTTTTTCATGTTGGATAGCCACGTCatcaattatattatactatattattaaaatatatggcATCTTTTGTGGAGGGTAGACGAGGTTCCAAAATTAGATGGCAGGGGTATAATTGCTGTCAAAAATTAACAAAGAGGGTAAAAATGACCTATTTTGCCTTTTCTTATATCAGTTGGTTTTTTAATTAACAATATTTTGCCCTAGCAGTCAATGAACATCAAGACAAACAACGTCACATAATCGATTTTACTGTATAAGAAGTCTTACCGGACAATAGGAGGAGAGAAAGGATACCAACTTCGCAAAAGGCCATTGTATGTTTCTTTGAATTTGCTGTATTGCAAGTAATTATTAATTTGAGGATGTTATAACTTATAATCTCTTAAGCAATTTATAGAGTAAATAAAAGATATCAAAATACAACTATGAATAACTTTTCTCTTATCATAATTGACCAAATTGTGTTTTGTCAAATTTAACTCAAATGCAGCCTTCACATTGGATTGTGTATATGACCAGCCAACTGTTTGAATATTTGGTATACCTTTGGGGGAAAAAAACCTTATGTTTATCCTAAACATTAATCCCATTCCCGTCATCATCGATGTATGTGATTCGATccaaattattatatgtaaaCACTTGAGACAAATACGTAGTATACACAAAACACTGTTTTATAAATggtacaaataaaaattaatgttcAACTTTgctaatatacaaatacaaagttCTTGAATGTTTGACTACTATTAATTATCTTGGACTTGGGTTTATTTTCCACCATTTCGGTTTCGTGatgaaaacaattaaaataactaCTCATGTGTCCTTCTCTGGCCGATACTTTTGACGCTATCCTTTATTAGGTTAAATCCTTCCTACTTAATTTAATCCTTTTACACGTGTCACATAATGTATGGGAACTAAgagatttattaatttggattATTAACCATCAATTAAGTTacttatttaaaattgtgtATTAATTGAATAATCATATTAagcaaataatttaaaattctcatttaaaattttcagaAAGGGTCTTTTAGGAAAGAGAGACACTAGTTCTCAAAATGACCTAAAGGTCATTACAAAACACTAGCAATATGGGCATGGAATTACCGAACATTTCTTGAATGTTACACTTGTACCATAGTAAGAAAGTTGATCGAAGAGTTCTTTTGTTGTGATGATAATCAGAGTAGTTAATTTTTATCAGAATATTTAATTGCGTGCGGCTGAGCATGAATATATTATGAAGGAGAATTTTAGATATGTTGATGTGGCATGCCTCTAAGGACTAAAtatctatttatcttttttgtgtgtgtggaTTTCTTTTAACTTGTTCTTCATTATAagacataaaatattatttaatgcTTTCGTAGAATATTAATGCATAACATTCAATCCCCCCTCATTAACTCATACACATAAAAAGTTCAGGTATCAAATTTTGACGATAAAagcatttttcttaattgtaaAATATAAGAAGATTTATTTCTTACACTGAATTACAGAGTTTGAAAAGTTTTTTAACACTaacttttgaatattatataaacacatacaacatatataacatatattcTACATCTCTCTTTTCATAAAACAGAAAGAGTAAAAGTAATCAGGCAACCAAGGCCTACATATGAATTGAAGGCAATTTTGTAGTTTCAAGTGTCAATATTATTGTCAGTTTTGTAATTTCATATCGCTACTATTTGATATTTCTCTGATCCTGTTAGATCATCAACACACTCATTTACCATTCAAGACGTAAAAACACTAGTAATATGGGCATGAAATTACCGAATATTTGCTGAATGTTATACTTGTACCATAATAAGAAAGTTGATCGAAGAGATTTTTTTGTTGTGATGATAATTAGAATAGTTAATTGCGTGCGGCTGagcatgaatatatataaaggaGAATCTTAGAATCATTGATGTGGCATGCCCCTAAGAGCTGgatttctatttatcttttttgtggatttcttttagctttttcttcattttaagaCATAACATATTATTTAATGTTGAATACTAAAGCATAATattcaacccccccccccaattaaCTCATACACATATAAGCTTTCGTTATCAATTTTTcacaatgaaaatatttttcttagttgtaaaatttaagaagatttatttcttaacttaattacagattttgaaaaaaaatttaacactaACTTTTGAATACTATATAAACACGTACAACATAACATATGTTCTACATTTCTCTTTTCATAAAATAGATAGAGTAAAAATAATTAGGCAACCAAGGCCTATATATGAATCGAAGCCAATTTCGTAGTTTCAAGTGTTAATATTAttgtcaattttataatttcgaATGTTAATATTGCTACTATTTGATACTCCTCTGATCCTGATAGATTATCAACACACTCATTTATCATTTAAGATGTATAAACACCGGCAATATGGGCATGAAATTACCAAACATTTATTAAATGTTACACTTGTACCATAGTAAGATAGTTGATTGAAGAGTTTCATTTATTGTGATGACAAACAGAATAGTTAATTGTGGCTGAGCATGACAAAGTGATCAATGGATTCttatgaaaatcaaaatatttgtaaatattaTATACAGATGtcacaaaataatttgatatatttttgtaactttttcctatgttcatcatttttcattgtacctgaaaatgatgaagtttttgttattttagagAGAAAATTAAACATGcgaattttatcataaaattataaggaGATTATTAAAGATAAATGATAGATTGGAGTAAGCAATATGCAAAGACTAGAGTGATGGAAGAAAatcggaaatgaaaaaaataataaagagaactATGGAAAATTAGGAAAAGGAAAGATAAGattcatttaatataattaaaagagaTAAGTTTAATTTGTAATTAATGGTTCATTCATTCTATTACATATCAAAATACTTTATTTATCTCTTCACATCATTGCTATAATTTACTAgtattttttatctttctttatcattattacaatttattattatcccttaaaactcttttttctaccttctatttttataattttctaaaaataaaaaacttattaaACTCTAAtccttattattataatttaatattataccttttatttctattatttattttctaaaaagtagatattttatttatatcttcTTTTTATTGTCATAAATATGCTCTCCTCACTAATTTGTCTCTCAATTAatcttatttaaatttcttgtgaaatgttgaagaaaattaaaatatcttatttattattaataaaatattattagttaatttttctaaaactttTCGTTTCcttcttttaaatttctttcatttattaaaaaataaaacactNatatatatatatatatatataaagggtTATTTTGTGGAGGGTTTTTTATCGATTTGTGTGAGTTTTTGACCCACACAAAATTAAATGAGGCGGTTTTAGAAACTACCACAATTACTATGCCACGAGCGTATTTGTGAAGGCTTAATAGAACCTCCATTACGTCCGCCACAAAATGAATTTGCAACTTGtggttatttttaaaatcaatgtGTGGTAATTTGTAACCCCttaaatatgattttagaactttaataATTACACTCTACAAGAGTCTATAACCCACACAATATATTCTCAATatctcatttaatttttttgaaagagtATTTACcattttcttaattgtttttttacCCTCCGTAGAAGCTCCCACCCCTTTTGCTCTTTTGGTGATTCGAACTCGCAACCCAACTCCTACCCCTTTTGCTCATTTGGTGACTCGAACTCGCAAACTTTGAGGTTGGAAGTGAGGGGTGCTTACCATCCAACCAACTCCCTCTAGTCATTAAGAAGTTCTGCAATTTATAATTGttgaaaatataatcaaatatgTGTGCTCTCTCAAACAACTTAAACTTTTAGATGAAATGACCACACACCTCAGCATGACATCAGAGCAGGCAAAGATCCTGAGATCGAATCTCACCGCCACCCACACTAGAAAGAATTTCCACGTGCTTGACCCATGAAAAATATCAGATCCACACGTAAGGGGGCGTAttgaaaatataatcaaataattaaagtgTGATAGCACTTTCTTTGAATGTTTTTTCTATTTCAGTAacgaaaactaaaaaaaagcaTAAGAATTGATCAATTGGTTGCTAAATCAACCATATTAGAAAATTGTCAAGTCTCATCTTCTCTTTCTCCAATACTTCTTTTTGTAACAAAAAAAGGGGTCCGTCTCAACTGATGTTGGGacccccaaaattaaaataattcacGCACCCAGATGCTAAACATCTGGCGTGAAGTGGGGTGTTAAGGAATGACAAAAGACACGTctgtggttaatgagatgggtggactccttataaggtttGGACAATCCTTTTCGATTCGAGCTAGATTTTGGGGTGTGacttaggcctaagacctaattcaACATGGTATCGGAGCAGACAAAGGTCCTGAGATCGAATCTCACCGCCAcccaaataaaaaagaacttcCACGTGCTTGGCCCATGAAAATATCAGGCCCACACGTGAGGGGACGTAttgaaaatataatcaaatagtTAAAGTATGCTTTCTCTAACATTTTgagcttttagatgagatggtcaCACACTTCAACAATAACATAGActacatttaaaatattcaagttACAAAAATACATCAATCTTAATTCATGGCAAATTAACACAATTAGTAACTATATTTGATAACTTAAAGTTTAAAACTTTCAGAATTGATTTCACATCAAACAATAGTAATTTGATTATAGTGctttgagtttattatttttatttcatatttcctttcatcacaacaacACCATGTAttcttataacataataatatttaattttgttgatATAGTATTAGATGAGTTTCAcactttaataaatttatattctttaagttttagtttaagacaaatttatacatttatatgtaaaaataatctTAACTATATAGCAATTGGGTCTTAATAGAACATTCTAATATTTAAAATCtgtatttaaaatcaaatattataatttgaatgcacaatttaattataatcatattttgACATCTtaatcttattaaaaataaatgatacctAAATCATCTCAaatgatttctcattttaaagtCAAAGTTTGCTACTAGTACCTTATGGTGAAGgttgtaattttttaatcttatctaATATTGTATGACTGTACATCCAACATCGACTTCTTTGAAATATTCATATCatgagaaaatattaaattttaccgACTTAGTGCTTATGATCTATCATATAATTGACCGCATTTCAATTTATAACTTAATTTGCTCTTCTCATGCTAATTAAACATGTAATGCACAGAATCAGTTGTATTTCTACTTTCCATGTTTACCTTATTTTCTAAAGTGGTTTCtatatttcaagtttttttatttattttctattttgtacTAGTGTGTAACAAATTGTAATGAATTGTGACATTTACAAAGCTTTATAATTTGATGTAATTTGCAGTGGTTATCACAAACCTCCACAATAAAATCGCTACAAATTATAATTGATTGCGGCGTTCACAAACCTCACAAATTGGTGCAATTTGCGGAGGTTATCACAAACCTCCACAATAAAACTgccacaaaataaattataccgCAGGGGTTAAAATAAATGCTACAAAATAATCTTATAGAGGAGTTTTTTAAAACCCCACAAATAAATCTCTGCAAATTAACCTTTTTTTTAGtgtatatataagtatataaactacaaaaataaaaggtaaaaataagaatataaggaagagaaatatttaagatatatatttttatgtttaggtAAAGTAGTCGCTGTTGAATAACTTATTTTTGGGAAGATAACTgatcattaattaataattaatctgtttttttctttttttttggggggggggggattttctttattttttcatcatttatgtgttatattaaaaatctttaaaatccacttctttaattaatagaattatattaaatacaatttaagaaactaaaaggttatttttttttttgagaaaatgatcaaaagcCTCCTAATCTATTGCTGGATTCTCAACTACACACTCATACTTTACGGGAATTTATCAcctttaaacattttaaaagtgaaatatataacCCCTTAAAACGTCATAACCACATGTGTCTTGTAGTGGAACACACACACTTGAAGCGtgtatttaactaattaattgttattttttaagtttttcttttggCCTTCATCTTCCTCCTTTCTTCTTTAACCATTTTTTTAGCccttattttttacaaatattgaTTTTGGGGAAATACTGGTGAATGCATTGGGGTCTTCCCCCCACCCCTCTTCCAcccaccaccaccacctccaCCTCCGCCTTTACGATCTCCCTTGCCTTTTACGTTACATTTTTCACCTATTCAAAATCTCTTTATCATCTCTTCCTAAGAataaagtttcaaaaaaaagtaTTCAAGCCACCgtcaaaaatcaatttgattccaccaccaaagaaaaaaaaacttaattggGAGAAGATGCTCGGGTTAGTGATTGTGGATGGTGTGCTTGGgagtattttataaatattgttCTAGGGGCGGCTCAACGTAATTGGGGGTCTAAAATGAGATTTCAATTCGCggcctaaaatataaatacactTTATATACGTATTCATTCCAAACAAATTTTTTGTACACTATTTAGATGGAAATTATTAgtacttaatattattttttattagttttaggtAAAATTTTATCCACTCAACATTGAAAAACATCCTTTAAGTGAGGCAATCATTATATGCATTGTTAACATAATGCTGTAAGTAATaagttgataaatattaaataaatataagagtaaGATCATAGAATTTGACTCAAGAAGTTGATGACTTAGTATACctcattttattatgtttataataATGCTTggaactaaaatttaaaaagaaattaaaaaagaatctGTAATTCACTTTGTCCAACACTTTTCactattaattcttatttttaataaagtatAAACTATGTTAAAgtagataaaataatttattttaaaaaaattatactttttatcataaattattaatttttctataaaaattttaacacaaTTCAATCCTTATAAAAATTTGGAGCCCCTAAAGCAAAGACCTTATTTTTCAAAGCATAGAGCCGCCCCTGATTGTAACCAAATCAACATAATCTTTCATTTTCCTGATTCAATTCACCTACATTCTGAAACCCAAAGTAGCAAagaactttctttttctttaattagacTTGGAATGATTTAGCCACATTCATAGCTCAGTGCAACGTCTTGCAAATATATGTAttgcattcttttattttttataatcaaGATATTTGAAATTGATAATAACTTGCTAGGGGTTCAATTATTTGATGTGAAtccaaattgatttttttcaaatcCGATTTGAATCTTTTGGGGGTGATTGAAGATGGTTGACATTTTACTTGTAGCGAATTTAGTTGATTTTACAAGAATTTTGCATGAGAGcttgaaaataataatgatgaatttgatTCCGACAATAGCTGC
Proteins encoded in this window:
- the LOC107022961 gene encoding LOW QUALITY PROTEIN: proteinase inhibitor PSI-1.2 (The sequence of the model RefSeq protein was modified relative to this genomic sequence to represent the inferred CDS: inserted 2 bases in 1 codon) — protein: MAFCEVGILSLLLLSGIFLLGXYGNAQKMCLQVCDNEVAYMTCPSSGDEKITGVCVNCCTAVEGCKLYRADGSLICTGTPQ
- the LOC107022874 gene encoding galactoside 2-alpha-L-fucosyltransferase-like, whose product is MAQNPLKFIGFLIICGMFLTILLTASVIFKDLPSDSVKNLPKANIVDVKSPNGTVNSEVEKDKLLGGLLPSGIDETSCLSRYESALYHKELFHKPSSYLISRLRDYEALHKQCGPQTKSYNRSVELIKSGQYNESADCNYLVWISFSGLGNRMLTLASAFLYALLTNRVLLVDPGVNMPGLFCEPFQDVSWLIPPDFPLLNQFSTFDQKSPRSYGYMVKHDVISNSSTLPPYIYLHLAHDYDDQDKLFFCDQDQSFLKKIPWLVMKTNTYFVPSLFLIPSFEQELSNLFPDKVTIFYFLSRYLFHPTNSVWGLVKRYYQAYLERADEKLGIQIRVLETGVGPFKYVLDQIIDCTMKENLLPQVNRSSEPIVLNQTEKQRKTISVLITSLSPGYSEEIRKMYWENPTVRGEIVSVYQPSQEEYQQSENLLHEKKALAEMYLLSLSDKLITSAWSTFGYVAQGLGGLKPWILYKPNENRTAHNPPCVRASSFEPCFHAPPNYDCKMKTPTDASKIVPHVRHCEDVSWGLKLFD